A single region of the Streptomyces sp. NBC_01262 genome encodes:
- a CDS encoding FAD-binding dehydrogenase: MALDADVIVVGGGLAGLVATAELADAGRKVILLDQEPEASLGGQAFWSFGGLFLVDSPEQRRMRIKDSHDLALQDWLGTAGFDRDEDNWPRRWAEAYVDFAAGEKRSWLHAQGVRFFPVVGWAERGGFLATGPGNSVPRFHVTWGTGPGVVAPFERRVREAVARGRVELRFRHRVTGLATTDGTVTGVSGEILVPSSAARGEGSSREVAGDFALSAQAVVITSGGIGGNHDLVRANWPARLGTPPEKLLSGVPAHVDGLMLGIAESAGAHHINRDRMWHYTEGIENWNPIWAKHGIRILPGPSSLWLDATGKRLPVPNFPGFDTLGTLEHIMGTGHEYTWFVLTQKIIEKEFALSGSEQNPDLTGKSVREVLKRALPGAPGPVEAFKQHGVDFVVEKDLSALVRGMNALTKDGLIDEADLRREIEARDREIANPFTKDLQITAIRGARNYLGDKLIRTASPHRILDPKAGPLIAVRLNILTRKSLGGLETDLDGRVLRADGEPLGGVYAAGEAAGFGGGGVHGYRSLEGTFLGGCIFSGRTAGRAAAAATA; encoded by the coding sequence ACGGCCGAGCTGGCCGACGCGGGCCGGAAGGTGATCCTGCTCGACCAGGAGCCCGAGGCCTCCCTCGGTGGCCAGGCCTTCTGGTCCTTCGGCGGCCTCTTCCTCGTCGACTCGCCGGAACAGCGCCGTATGCGCATCAAGGACAGCCACGACCTCGCCCTCCAGGACTGGCTCGGCACCGCCGGCTTCGACCGCGACGAGGACAACTGGCCCCGCCGATGGGCCGAGGCCTACGTCGACTTCGCCGCCGGCGAGAAGCGGAGCTGGCTGCACGCCCAGGGCGTCCGCTTCTTCCCCGTCGTCGGCTGGGCCGAGCGCGGCGGCTTCCTCGCCACCGGCCCCGGCAACTCCGTCCCCCGCTTCCACGTCACCTGGGGCACCGGCCCCGGCGTCGTCGCCCCCTTCGAACGCCGCGTACGCGAGGCTGTCGCCCGGGGCCGCGTGGAACTCCGGTTCCGGCACCGGGTCACCGGGCTCGCCACGACCGACGGCACGGTCACCGGGGTCTCCGGCGAGATCCTCGTGCCCAGTTCCGCCGCGCGCGGCGAGGGCAGCTCGCGCGAGGTCGCCGGCGACTTCGCGCTCTCCGCCCAGGCCGTCGTCATCACCTCCGGCGGCATCGGCGGCAACCACGACCTCGTACGCGCCAACTGGCCCGCCCGCCTCGGCACCCCGCCGGAAAAGCTGCTCTCCGGCGTCCCGGCCCACGTGGACGGCCTGATGCTCGGCATCGCCGAGTCCGCCGGCGCGCATCACATCAACCGCGACCGCATGTGGCACTACACCGAGGGCATCGAGAACTGGAACCCCATCTGGGCCAAGCACGGCATCCGCATCCTCCCCGGCCCGTCCTCCCTCTGGCTCGACGCCACCGGCAAGCGGCTGCCCGTCCCCAACTTCCCCGGCTTCGACACGCTCGGCACGCTGGAGCACATCATGGGGACCGGGCACGAGTACACGTGGTTCGTGCTCACCCAGAAGATCATCGAGAAGGAGTTCGCGCTCTCCGGCTCCGAGCAGAACCCGGACCTCACGGGCAAGAGCGTGCGCGAGGTTCTCAAGCGCGCGCTGCCCGGCGCCCCCGGGCCCGTCGAGGCCTTCAAGCAGCACGGCGTCGACTTCGTCGTGGAAAAGGACCTCTCCGCTCTCGTGCGCGGCATGAACGCCCTCACCAAAGACGGGCTCATCGACGAGGCCGACCTCCGGCGCGAGATCGAGGCCCGCGACCGCGAGATCGCCAACCCCTTCACCAAGGACCTCCAGATCACCGCGATTCGCGGCGCCCGCAACTACCTCGGCGACAAGCTCATCCGCACCGCCTCCCCGCACCGCATCCTCGACCCCAAGGCCGGGCCCCTCATCGCCGTCCGGCTCAACATCCTCACGCGTAAGTCCTTGGGCGGCCTTGAGACCGACCTGGACGGGCGCGTCCTGCGCGCCGACGGCGAGCCGCTCGGTGGCGTGTACGCCGCCGGCGAGGCCGCCGGCTTCGGCGGCGGCGGCGTCCACGGCTACCGGTCGCTTGAGGGCACGTTTTTGGGTGGCTGCATCTTCTCCGGCCGCACGGCGGGTCGGGCGGCGGCCGCAGCCACGGCGTAG
- a CDS encoding glycoside hydrolase family 6 protein: MLAIAAGAGAAFTGTASAADPGCTVAYTVQSQWNTGFTAAVTVTNTGPAVTSWELKWAFGSGQTVTNYWSTDLTQSGAAVSAKSLSWNAALATGGSANFGFNASYSGTNTSPTAFTLNGVACNGGGGGGTSTPTTTPTATPTTTPPTTTKADNPYAGANVYVNPEWSAKAAAEPGGSAIANQPTAVWLDRIAAINGVSGGMGLRAHLDAALAQKVAGKDEVVQLVVYDLPGRDCAALASNGELGPTELPRYKSEFIDPIAAILADAKYASLRIVTVIEIDSIPNLVTNIAGRPTDVPACDTMKANGNYVNGVGYALAKLGAISNVYNYLDVGHHGWLGWDDNFAPAAALLYQTANASGATVNDVTGFISNTANYGALTEPYFTINDTVNGTSVRLSKWVDYNRYVDEQSYAQAFRQQLITAGFNSNIGMLIDTSRNGWGGTARPTAAGPTTSVDAYVNGGRTDRRIHLGNWCNQSGAGLGERPKAAPGAGIDAYVWAKPPGESDGSSSAIANDEGKGFDRMCDPTYTGNARNGNSLSGALPNAPLSGHWFSAQFQELLKNAYPAL; this comes from the coding sequence ATGCTGGCCATAGCCGCCGGCGCAGGCGCCGCGTTCACCGGGACGGCTTCGGCCGCGGATCCGGGATGCACGGTGGCGTATACGGTGCAGAGCCAGTGGAATACCGGCTTCACGGCCGCGGTGACGGTGACGAACACCGGTCCCGCGGTGACGTCGTGGGAGCTGAAGTGGGCGTTCGGCAGCGGGCAGACGGTCACGAACTACTGGAGTACGGATCTGACGCAGTCAGGCGCGGCGGTGTCCGCGAAGAGCCTGTCGTGGAACGCCGCGCTGGCAACCGGCGGATCGGCGAACTTCGGGTTCAACGCGTCGTACAGCGGGACGAACACCTCGCCGACGGCGTTCACGCTCAACGGCGTGGCGTGCAACGGCGGCGGAGGCGGCGGCACCTCAACACCCACGACGACACCCACCGCTACCCCCACGACCACCCCACCCACCACCACCAAGGCCGACAACCCGTACGCGGGGGCGAACGTCTACGTGAACCCGGAGTGGTCGGCGAAGGCCGCCGCGGAGCCGGGCGGGAGCGCGATAGCGAACCAGCCGACGGCGGTCTGGCTGGACCGGATCGCCGCGATCAACGGGGTGAGCGGCGGGATGGGCCTTCGCGCCCACCTGGACGCCGCGCTGGCGCAGAAGGTGGCGGGCAAGGACGAGGTCGTGCAGCTGGTGGTGTACGACCTGCCGGGCCGGGACTGCGCGGCGCTGGCGTCGAACGGTGAGCTGGGGCCGACGGAACTGCCGCGGTACAAGAGCGAGTTCATCGACCCGATCGCGGCGATCCTGGCGGATGCGAAGTACGCGTCGCTGCGCATCGTGACCGTCATCGAGATCGACTCGATCCCGAACCTGGTCACCAACATCGCCGGGCGGCCGACGGACGTGCCCGCCTGCGACACGATGAAGGCGAACGGCAACTACGTGAACGGCGTCGGGTACGCGCTGGCCAAGCTGGGCGCGATCTCCAACGTCTACAACTACCTGGACGTCGGCCACCACGGCTGGCTCGGCTGGGACGACAACTTCGCCCCGGCGGCGGCCCTGCTCTACCAGACGGCCAACGCCTCCGGCGCGACCGTCAACGACGTCACCGGCTTCATCTCCAACACCGCCAACTACGGCGCGCTGACCGAGCCGTACTTCACGATCAACGACACCGTGAACGGCACCTCGGTCCGTCTGTCGAAGTGGGTGGACTACAACCGCTACGTCGATGAGCAGTCCTACGCCCAGGCCTTCCGCCAGCAGCTCATCACCGCCGGGTTCAACTCGAACATCGGCATGCTGATCGACACCTCCCGCAACGGCTGGGGCGGCACCGCGCGGCCCACCGCCGCCGGGCCGACCACCAGCGTGGACGCCTACGTGAACGGTGGCCGCACCGACCGCCGGATCCACCTCGGCAACTGGTGCAACCAGTCCGGGGCCGGGCTCGGCGAGCGCCCGAAGGCGGCTCCGGGCGCCGGGATCGACGCGTATGTGTGGGCGAAGCCGCCGGGTGAGTCGGACGGCTCCAGCAGCGCCATCGCCAATGACGAGGGCAAGGGCTTCGACCGGATGTGCGACCCGACGTACACCGGCAACGCCCGCAACGGCAACAGCCTCTCGGGCGCGCTGCCGAACGCCCCGCTCTCCGGGCACTGGTTCTCCGCCCAGTTCCAGGAGCTGCTGAAGAACGCGTACCCGGCGCTGTAA